In a single window of the Manis javanica isolate MJ-LG chromosome 16, MJ_LKY, whole genome shotgun sequence genome:
- the FILIP1 gene encoding filamin-A-interacting protein 1 isoform X5, whose protein sequence is MLEQLLLAEKCHRRTVCELETEKHKHTDYMSKSDDFTNLLEQERERLKKLLEQEKAYQARKEKENAKRLNKLRDELVKLKSFALMLVDERQMHIEQLGLQSQKVQDLTQKLREEEEKLKAITSQSKEDRQKLLTLEADFEQKALRFSQEHEEMNMKLATQETHNRQLRLKLVGLSQRIEELEETNQHLQKAEEELQELREKIARGECGGSSLRAEVESLRKRVLEMEGKDEEITKTEAQCRELRKKLQEEEHRSRELQLEVEKLQKRMSELEKLEEAFSRSKSECSQLHLNLEKERSSGQGLLNELEAVKSRVKELECSESRLEKAELSLKDDLTKLKSFTMMLADERKNMMEKIKEEERKVDGLNKNFKVEQGKVTDVTEKLIEESKKLLKLKSEMEEKVYSLVKERDELIGKLKSEEEKSLGLRCSVDLLTKRLDGAWGEGRETTRGGPRAGPEPAGPEDNRVRDLTLEVERLRQRLQQLEVVEGDLMKSEDEYDRLEQRFRTEQDKANSLSLQLEEVRRQMAKGRAAERGEAAGQEAELRHRFRLEEARSRDLDAEVQALKEKVHELMGKEDQLSQLQVDHSVLQQQFLEEESKNRTLGQEVVTLSKELELSRRYGRALRPGVGGRRPLGVPVASTGVQTEAAGAGAADEDTAAVFIRKSFQEENHIMSHLRQAGLRTPPERAPVLDRYPPAAGELTPRRSWAPWTRRREPAPEKGGPGGRPAAPRQGQPLHIRVTPDRGSSTATLEITSPSPEDFFSSTTVIPTLGGQKPRITIIPSPNTVSRRPKGGEAPLGAERAVSPVTITTFSREKSPEGGRGTDRPTSPIQVTVATSAAPAETAAPPEAPEAPAGRTVLRVTPEKQAAPTRARQYNANANIITTEDNKIHIHLGSQFKRSPATSAEGASPVITVRPVTVTAEREAPTGTVLRAPRNHLSPRPGGSKVTSTITITPVTASPTRGAQPASGQDGASQRPAPTRIPMSKESVIIHQLRMNSR, encoded by the exons GTTGAAAAAGCTCCTGGAACAAGAAAAGGCTTACCAAGCccggaaggaaaaggaaaacgcCAAGAGGCTCAATAAACTCCGAGATGAGCTCGTGAAGCTCAAGTCCTTCGCACTCATGCTAGTGGATGAAAGGCAAATGCATATTGAGCAACTCGGCCTGCAGAGCCAGAAAGTTCAGGATCTCACTCAGAAActgagggaagaggaagagaagctcAAAGCCATTACTTCCCAGTCCAAAGAAGACAGGCAGAAACTGCTCACGTTGGAAGCGGATTTTGAACAAAAGGCTTTGAGGTTTTCCCAAGAGCATGAAGAGATGAACATGAAGCTGGCTACTCAGGAGACTCACAACCGGCAGCTCAGACTCAAGCTGGTCGGCTTGTCCCAAAGAATCGAGGAGCTGGAAGAGACCAACCAACATCTtcagaaggcagaggaagaacTGCAGGAACTGAGAGAGAAGATCGCCAGGGGGGAATGTGGCGGCTCCAGCCTCAGGGCCGAGGTGGAAAGCCTGCGGAAGCGTGTGCTCGAGATGGAGGGTAAGGACGAGGAGATCACGAAGACGGAGGCCCAGTGCCGGGAGCTGAGGAAGAAGCTGCAGGAGGAGGAGCATCGCAGCCGGGAGCTCCAACTTGAGGTCGAGAAGTTGCAGAAGAGGATGTCCGAGCTGGAGAAGCTGGAGGAGGCGTTCAGCAGGAGCAAATCCGAGTGCAGCCAGCTGCACCTCAACCTGGAGAAAGAAAGGAGCTCGGGCCAAGGCCTGCTGAACGAGCTGGAGGCGGTCAAGAGCCGCGTCAAGGAACTGGAGTGTTCTGAAAGCAGGTTGGAAAAGGCTGAACTCAGCCTAAAAGACGACCTGACAAAGCTCAAGTCGTTTACTATGATGCTGGCGGATGAAAGGAAAAACATGATGGAGAAgataaaggaagaagagaggaaagtggACGGGCTCAATAAAAACTTTAAGGTGGAACAAGGAAAGGTCACGGATGTGACCGAGAAACTGATCGAAGAAAGCAAGAAGCTTTTAAAGCTGAAATCTGAAATGGAGGAGAAGGTGTACAGTTTGGTAAAAGAGCGAGATGAATTAATAGGCAAACTGAAGAGTGAGGAAGAGAAATCCTTGGGGTTGAGATGCAGCGTCGACCTGCTGACGAAGAGGCTGGACGGGGCGtggggagaaggcagggagaCCACAAGAGGGGGGCCCCGAGCGGGACCGGAGCCCGCCGGCCCGGAAGACAACAGGGTTCGGGACCTGACGCTGGAGGTCGAGAGGCTGAGGCAGCGCCTCCAGCAGCTGGAGGTGGTGGAAGGCGACCTGATGAAGTCGGAGGATGAGTACGACCGGCTGGAGCAGAGATTCAGGACCGAGCAGGACAAGGCCAACTCCCTCTCCCTGCAGCTGGAGGAGGTGAGGCGCCAGATGGCCAAGGGCAGGGCCGCGGAGCGCGGGGAGGCTGCGGGCCAGGAGGCCGAGCTGAGGCACAGGTTCCGGCTGGAGGAGGCCAGAAGTCGGGACCTGGATGCCGAGGTGCAGGCCCTCAAGGAGAAGGTCCACGAACTGATGGGCAAGGAGGACCAGCTCTCCCAGCTGCAGGTGGACCACTCGGTCCTCCAGCAGCAGTTCCTGGAGGAAGAGAGCAAGAACAGAACCCTGGGGCAGGAGGTCGTGACCCTGAGCAAGGAGCTGGAGCTGTCCAGGCGCTACGGCCGCGCGCTCAGGCCCGGCGTGGGCGGGCGGCGGCCGCTGGGTGTCCCGGTGGCGTCCACGGGGGTGCAGACCGAGGCCGCGGGCGCCGGGGCGGCGGACGAGGACACGGCCGCCGTGTTCATCCGCAAGTCCTTCCAGGAGGAGAACCACATCATGAGCCACCTCCGCCAGGCGGGGCTGAGGACACCCCCGGAGCGGGCCCCCGTGCTGGACAGGTACCCGCCGGCTGCCGGCGAGCTCACACCGAGGCGGTCCTGGGCCCCGTGGACGAGGAGGCGGGAGCCCGCGCCGGAGAAGGGGGGCCCCGGGGGGCGGCCGGCGGCCCCCAGGCAGGGCCAGCCGCTGCACATCCGCGTCACGCCCGACCGCGGGAGCAGCACGGCCACCCTGGAGATCACCAGCCCGTCCCCCGAGGACTTCTTCTCCAGCACCACCGTCATCCCCACCCTGGGGGGCCAGAAGCCCAGGATAACCATTATTCCATCCCCAAACACCGTGTCCCGAAGACCGAAGGGTGGAGAGGCGCCCCTGGGCGCGGAACGGGCCGTGTCCCCCGTCACCATCACCACCTTCTCCAGGGAGAAGAGCCCCGAGGGCGGGAGGGGTACCGACAGGCCCACGTCCCCCATCCAGGTGACCGTGGCCACATCCGCAGCGCCGGCGGAGACGGCGGCACCTCCCGAGGCCCCGGAGGCGCCCGCGGGCCGCACGGTCCTCAGAGTCACCCCGGAGAAGCAGGCCGCCCCGACCCGTGCACGGCAGTACAATGCCAACGCCAACATCATAACCACGGAGGACAATAAAATCCACATCCACTTAGGTTCTCAGTTCAAGCGGTCGCCTGCGACTTCAGCCGAGGGAGCGAGTCCCGTCATCACCGTCAGGCCCGTCACGGTGACAGCTGAGAGGGAGGCCCCCACTGGCACGGTCCTCCGCGCCCCCAGGAACCACCTGTCGCCGCGACCTGGCGGGAGCAAAGTGACCAGCACCATCACCATCACGCCGGTCACGGCCTCCCCCACCCGAGGCGCGCAGCCTGCG TCAGGACAAGACGGGGCGTCCCAGCGGCCTGCACCTACCCGCATCCCCATGTCAAAAG